GTAGTGAGTGCTGCGAAACATCTTTGCTTTTGGGCGCTTCTTGCTCCGATCTGCGCTGTATCCGGCTTGTGCGGTATGGTAGAAGCCATATGTTTCGCTCCCGCCGCACCCCCACCGGAGGGGGGGTTTTCCTGGAGATGGATCGCGCCAAAGCCGAGGCCCGCGCCCGGGGGCTGGGCGTGGTGGACCTCTCGATTGGGGCCTCCGATCTGCCCCCACCCCCCGAGGCTTTGCAGGCCCTCAGAGAGGCCATTGAAGACCCCTCGACCTACGGCTACTGCCTTAAGTCGGGCACGCTGCCGTTTTTGGAGGCCGCCACCGACTGGTACTTTCGACGCTATGGGGTAGAGCTCGACCCCCGGCGCGAGGCCCTGAGCCTGATCGGCTCGCAGGAGGGGCTGGCCCACCTGCTGATGGCCGTAGCCGACCCCGGCGAGGTGCTGCTGATGTGCGAGGTGGCCTACCCGTCCTATTTTGGGGCGGCCAGGGTGGCGGGCCTCGAGGTCTACCTGATGCCCCTGGGCGAGCACCTGCTGCCCGACCTGGGGGCGGTGCCGGAGGAGGTGGCCCGGCGGGCTAAGGCGGTGCTGCTCAACTACCCCAACAACCCCACCGCGGCCCTGGCCTCCGAGGCGTTTTTTGCGGAGGCGCTCGAGTTCTGCGCGCGCCACAACCTGCTGCTCATCCACGACAACCCCTACCTCGACCAGGCCCTAAAACCCACCCCCTCGCCGCTGGCCCTGCCGGGGGGCCGGGAACGGGTGGTGGAGCTTTTTAGCTTCTCCAAGAGCTACCATCTGGCCGGTTTTCGGCTGGGCTTTGCCCTGGGTCAGCCCGAGGCCATGGCCAGCCTGGAAGCCCTCAAAGCCCCCATCGACTTCAACCCGTACCTGGGCATCCAGCGTATGGGCATGGCCGCGCTGGCCGTACCCCAGGCGCGTCTACAGGCCGATGCAGAGACCTGGGCCCGCCGCCGCCAGGCCATGGTAGCGGCCCTGGCCCAGGAGGGCTGGACGGTTCCGCTTCCCGAGGCCGGCATGTACCTGTGGGCCAGGCTGCCGTCGGGTCTGGCCCTGGACGACCTGCAGTTTGCCAAAGAACTCGTGGCCCAGACCGGTGTGGCCCTCTCGCCGGGGCGGGCCTTTGGGCCGGGCGGGGTGGGCTATGTGCGTTTTGCGCTGGTGCAGCCCGAAGGGGTTTTGCGCCAGGCGGCCCAGAAGATCGGGGAGTTTATTCGCAGTGCGGCCAGAGATTGAACCCGTCGTTAGGTACGGACACCCAGGGGCCCACCCAAGAGCTGCATGGCGGCTTCCTCGGGGGTCAGTTCGCCCTGGGCTACCTGGGCAATCAGGGCCTGGCCTTCGCGGGTCTTGCGGCGGCCCCATTCCTGGATCACGCTTTCGACCTCGAAGCGGGCCCGCTCGAGGCGGTCGGCCTCCAACAGGCCGTGCTGCTGTAGGTGCTGATAGTGGGCCTCGAGGGCCTCGAACAGCTCGGGGATGCCCTCGGCCTTGGGGGCTACCGCGGTCAGGACGGGCGGCTTCCAGCCTGCCGGGCGGGGGGCGGCTAGCTCGAGGGTGGTTTTGATCTCCTGCACGATGCGTTCGCCGCCGGGCAAGTCGAACTTGTTGACCACAAACACGTCGGCGATCTCCATCACCCCGGCCTTGAAAGCCTGCACCGCGTCGCCGGCGGCAGGGGTCAGAACCAGCACGGTGGTGTCGGCCACGCGGGCGATGTCCACCTCGCTCTGCCCCACCCCCACCGTCTCCACGAAAATACGGTCGAAGCCAAAGGCCTCCAGCAGGGCCAGGGTGGCGACGGTGGCCCCGGCCAGCCCGCCCAGAGCCCCCCGGCTGGCCAGCGAGCGGATGTACACCCCTTTGTCCTGGTGGTGGCGCATCATGCGGATGCGGTCGCCCAGGATGGCCCCTCCGGTGAAGGGGCTGCTGGGGTCTACCGCCAGCACCGCTACAGTCTCGCCCCGCTTGCGGGCCTCCTCGATCAGCCGGTCGGTGAGGGTGCTTTTGCCAGCTCCAGGGCTGCCGGTCAGGCCCACCACCTTGGCCTGGCCGCGCCCGCGCAGCTGCCGCAGCAGGGCCTGGCCTTCGGGGTAGCCCGACTCCACCAGGGTGATGGCCCGGGCCAAAGCCCGCATGTCCTGGGCTAGAAAACGCTCGTAGAGGTTCATGGGCTCAGTTTATCGCGCTAAAACCCCTACAGAAGGGCGATGCAGGCCACCTCGACCTTCACGTCGCGGGGCAGGCGGGCCACCTGTACGGTAGCCCGGGCGGGGAAGGGCTCGCGCACGTACTCGGCGTAGACCTTGTTGAAGGCCGGGAAATCGTTCATGTCGGCCAGGTAGCAGGTGGTCTGCACCACCTTGTGGTAGGAGCTACCGGCGGCCTCGAGCACGGCCCCCAGGTTCTTCATGACCTGATGGGTCTGGGCCTCCACATCGCCCGCGACCAGCTCGCCGGAGGGGGTCAGGGGAATCTGACCCGAGCAAAACACCATGCCGCCTGCTACGATGGCTTGGCTGTAAGGGCCGATGGCCTGGGGTGCGTGATCGGTCTGAACACATTTCTGACTCATGCCCACAGCTTATACCAAAGCCGCGGCAAGTAGGGTGCTGGGTTAGGGCTAAAAACCCTGGGTGGCTTGTGAGGCGGGGGTGGGCGGGGGTGCGATGGTGGTTTTGGGCTGGTAGACCTCGAGGCCCAGGTAAGCCAGGGGGGCGTTGGACTCGAGGTCGGCGGCCATGACCAGATAGTCCACTTCGGCCAGGGTCCAAAGCTGTACCCCCTGGGCCTCGGCCAGTGCCCCAAACGAGGGGCTGCTGGGTTCATCGAGCAAAACCAGCACCACCCCATCGGCGCGGTGGGTTTTCTGGGCGGCCAGCACGTCTTCCAGGGCGCTCGCCAGGGCCAAAGGGTGGGTTAGCACCTGGAACAAATAGCGCACACCGACGGGCGAACGGGCCAGGGCGTAGCTCTGATCCGGGGTGAGCGAGGCCACCCAGGAGGGGCAACGGTTCAAAAGACCAGCCACGAAGCGCAAAAAGGGCTTCGGCTCAATGCGGGCGGCAACCGTCGGTGCCATATTAGGCCATCATGCTATAGCGCAGTCCATAAATGCAAGTGAAACACATCCTCATCCGGCTCGAACACCTTGTGGGTTTGCTCACTATGCCCTCATTTATTAGCCCAAGGGGCTGTGGATAACTCTGTGGATAACCCGGTATTACCTGTGGATAACTTTGTGGGTATCCAGATGTTTCTCGGCCACACACAACAAGTTTTTCTGTTCCAGACGCTATTTTATCCAAAAGGCCGAATGTGAAACGGTTGCCAATTCATGCGGTTTGCATTAGAGCTGCTTAACCCAAAAAACCATGGGTTTGGGGGTCTCCTGGGGCTAGCCCAGGTCGCGCCAGGTGAAGGCACAGACCAGGTCGGGCCGTTTGGAAAACCCCCGGCGCTGCCAGAAGGCATCCAGCGGCCTATAGTTGGCGGGCTTGAGGGGGTGTTCGGCAGGGCGCTCGACGGCGCAAAAAGTAACCTTGCGGTAGCCCAGCTCGAGGGCGCGGGCCTCCCGGAGACGAAAAAACGCCACCCCCAGTCCCTGGCCCCGGTAAGCAGGCTCCAGCACCGACTCGCCAAAGTAGTACCACTCGGCGGGGTTTAGCCCAGCCCCTACAAAGGGCGCCTGGAACTCGGCCTCGGCCTGGGCGAGCGGCAGGGCAGTCGAGGCCCCCACCACCTGCTCGCCGTCTCGAACCACCACTAAGGTGCTCTCGGGAAGGTTCACAAACTTGGATAGGTAGTGCGTTTCGTACTCGAGGCTCCCATCGTACAGGTAGGGCCACTCCCGAAAAACGGCCATGCGCAGCCGGGCCAGCTCGGGGATGAGTGGGGCCACCTCGCCGCCGGAAAATACCTCCACCCGCAGGTTCATGGCTTAAAGCATACGGCCTCAGCGGGCCGGTTAGAATCGGGGGGAGATGATTATCTTCACCGAACCACCCGCCCGGGCCTTGCTGATCGATAGCCGCTCCCCCGCCGAGTATGCCCAGGGGCACCTGGAAGGCGCGATTAACCTGGACCTTTCGGGGTTCCGCGGGCGCTTGCGCAGCGAGGAGGAGTTCCGGCGGCTGGAGCAAACCCTGGCCGACCTGAATGGCCGCATAGGGGCGGGCCCAGAACGTCCGGTGGTGGTCTACGACCAGGGCTTTAATACCCGCCTGAGCAAAACCGCCTTCATGCTGGCTTTGGGTGGCCTCGAGGTCTACCTGTGGCCCCAGGGCTGGGAGGCCCAGGCCACCAGCCAGGCCCCGGTAGAACCTGTAGCCGCCGAGCCCTGGGCCCAGCTCCGGCGCGAGATTCTGCTAACCGCCGACGAAATTCTGGCGTTTCCCCACCCTCTGCTGGATGTGCGCGAGCCCCTCGAGTTTGCTGCCGCCCGGATTCCCGGGGCCAAAAACATTCCGCTGGGCGCTTTTGCTCTGGACAATGCCGGGGCCCTGGGCCTGCAAGCCGGTCAGGAGGTGGGGGTGCACTGCCGCAGCGGAGCCCGCAGCGCCAGCGCCTTCTGGCTGCTCCGGCAGCAGGGCGTTCTGGCCCGCAACTACCTGGGCAGCATGCTCGAGTGGGAAGCCGAGGCCGATCTGCCCGTAGAGCGGCCCTGACCAGGCTGGGCTTGTTATCTGTAGGCTATAGGCCATGAAGGTATACGGTTTTGCGGTGGGCCCTTTGCAGGAAAACACCTATCTGCTGGTGGGGGAGGACGGACGGGGGGCTATTGTAGACCCTGGCGATGAACCCGAGCGCATTCTGGCCGAGGTGCACCGGGTGGGCCTGAAGCCCGAGGCCATTTTGCTGACCCATGCCCACTTCGACCACGTGGGGGCGGTGGCCCCCCTGGTTGAGGCCCTGGGCCTACCGGTGTACCTGCACCCAGCCGACCTGCCGCTCTACCAGAGCGCCGCCCTGGGTGCGGCCCGCTGGGGGCTTTACATTCCCCAGCCGCCCGAACCCACCCTGCCCCTGGCCGAAGGGCAGACCCTGGATTTGGGACTGGGCCTCGAGGTGCTGTTTTTGCCCGGTCATGCGCCGGGGCATGTGGGCTTTTACCGGCCAGGCCACCTCATCAGCGGGGATGTGCTCTTTCGCGGGGGCATTGGCCGCTACGACCTGCCGGGCAGCGACCCACAGAAGCTGTTTGCTTCACTGCAAAAGCTGACCGAACTGCCGCCCGATACGGTGGTTTATCCAGGGCATGGCCCCAAAACCACCATTGCGGAAGAACGGGCCAGCAACCCCTACCTGAGCTAGCTGGGGGCCTGAAGGCCAAAGTGCTGCACGATTACTCTGGCAGCTTGTTCGGGCAAGAGTTGGCTGGTGTCTACCCGCAGGCTCTGCCCAAAGGGAATGCCCTGCAAAGCCCCCTGCTCCAGCATCTGTAAGAGCCGCTCGGGGCGCGAGAGCTTCTTCAGGCTTTTGCGTTCGGGGAGAGCTACCCGCTGCAAAAGCACTTCGGGCGGGGCCTCGAGCTTCACCCACAGCACCTCGATGCCGGATTGTTCGCATACTTCCAGCACCTGCCCAATAAATTCGTCGCTGCTGGGCGGGGTGTAGACGAAGGTGAAAATAAGACCCTTCAGGCCCATCTGGGCCATTTGCCTGAAAGTAAAAAGCCGCAGCGCACGCAGGAAGCTCACGTAGCTGGGCGTGCCCCAGTCCAGCAGCCGGGCTGCGTAATCAATGGAAAGGTGGTTGTCGAAGATGGGGTAGCCGGTAAGCCGGGTCAGTTCCCGGGCCACGGTCAGCTTGCCTACTGCGGCTGGGCCGTACAGAAAGACCAGCTTCATGTCGGCAGCATACCGCACTGGTAGAAGCTAGATGGCCTGCTCTGCTTCAGTGCAAGGCTTTGCGCGCTAGCAAGATGCTCAGCAGGCAGACCGCCAGGGCCAGCTCGAGGCCCCACAGGGCGCTTTGTCCGATAAAGGGTGGGTAGGCCAGGCCTGCCACCGTGCCGCCCAGGTAAAAAGCTGCAATGTAGGTGCTGCTGACCCCGCTGCCGCCCCGCCCCGAAACCCCTCCGGTAATGGCTTGCGCGGTAAAGATACCGGCCATCATGGTCACAAAACCCACCAAGATGAAGAGCGGTTGGTTGGGAATCTGAATCAACAACCCCAGTGCCACCACCCCAAAGGCCAGCCGAAAGGCCGCCACCACGCCCCATTTTTTGACCAGCGTGCCCGCCAGGGCGCTGCCGGGAATGCCCGCCAGATAGGCGAAGAAGATGCCCCCGATCTGCCCCTGCGACAAACCCAGGGCCTCGAGGCGATAGGGCATCAGGTTGGCCACAAAAAAATTGATAAACAGCAGGGCGAAGCCCAGCGCATACAAAGGCCAGGCCGAGAGGGTATAGCGCGGGGCGGGCAGGGTCAGATGTTCCCGCGCGCGCAGGACGAAAAGGGCGATTAACGCCACCGGCAGCGCCAGCAAGACCATCGCCAGGCGCTCGCCCAGCCACTCCGCCAGCAATCCCCCCAGCCCTCGCCCCAGGCCCCCACCCAGCACATTGCCCGCTACCCAGAACCCCGCCATCTGGGCGTGCTTGCGGGGGTAGAGCCTGGGCAGCAGGGCCAGCGAAAGCCCCGGAACCGCAGCCGCAAAGGCCCCTTGCAGCGTGCGGCAGATTGTCCAAATTTCCAGGCTGGGGGCCAGTCCAGCCAGTATGCCAAACAGGCCCACGCCCAAAAGCCCGCCACCCACCACGGTTCCTACCGGCAGGCGGATGCGCGGCACCAGGGGCGAGAGCAGCACCAGCAGCAGAAAGGGCAGGCTGATGCCCAGGTGGGTGCTGCCGGGGGCGGTTCCAAAGAGGCGCTCGAGCCCAGGCAGCATGGGCACCACCGCGTACAGCGCCACATAGATAAAAACACCCGAGGGAATCAAGGCCCAGGCCACAGCCAAAGCATAAGCGGGCTGGCCCTGTTCCTGGGCGCGTAACGCCAAAACCCGAATTTACGCCTATTTTTGCAGCGAGGGATCAAAGGCCTGCCTAAAATGGCCCCATGCCGCATTCATCTGAATTGGTGAGATCCTGGCTTCAGCGCTTGTATTGGTACACCAGCTGGTTCGGCGGGGCGGCCCTGGCCTTGAGCCAGCTTTGGGCGGGCTCGGAGACGGCCCAATTGCTGGCAGTGGCCTACCTGGTGATCACTTCCCTGGCCTTTTTGCTGACCCAGCCCTACCCCCAGTGGGCCCCGGTTGCCCACCTGGGTCTGGCCCTGGGGCTGCTGATCTGGGCCTTGCAGCAGCCTGGGGCGCTTGTGCCTGGTTGGAACCAGGAGATGGTGCTTTATACCGGTGCAACCCTGGCTACCCTGGGCCTCTTGGTGCTGGGCATATTCGGTGGGCTGTGGGTGATGCTGGGGGGCCTGGTTTTGCTGGTGGCACTGGTGCCCCATCCCGCAGCAGGGCCGTACTGGGTGGTCTGGCCGCTGTGGGCCCTGGGGGGGCTGGTGGGGGTGGCGGTTTTCCGGGCCATCGGCAGGCTCGAGGCGGCCCAGCAGGAGCTATCCAGGGTAGCCCTGCAGGATCGCCAGACCGGCCTGAGCACCCGCCTGGCGCTCGAGGCCGACTACCAGCGCTACCAGGCCCTGGCCCGCCGCAGCGATCAGCCGCTTTTGTTTTCCTACTGGCTGCTTTCGACCTCGAGCCCAGACGACCAGCTTTTGCAGGAGCTGGCCCAGCTTATGCGAGAGGCGTTGCGCCAGGGCGATGGGCTGTACCGCATAGACGAAGACCATTTTTGCGGCCTGCACATTGGGCTATTGAGCGGGCACGAGCTGACCGAGCGCCTCAGCCAGCGCTTTGCCAGCGCCCGGGTGGTCTGGGTGGCCTGCAACGGCCTGAGCCTGGAGGAAGCCCTGCGCCAGGCCCAGGAATTGCTCTACCGCAGCCCCCGGCGGCCCACGCAGCTCCTTGCGGCAACCCCCAAAGCCTAGGCTGCACCAAGGGGCCGGGGTGCAACCCGGGCATCTTCGGGTAGTCTGAGCGGGATGTGGGTCTTGAAGGTTGCCCTGCCCTTACCCATTGAGCCGATGTCGTACCTGCCCCCCCACGCCGACGGGCGGGAGGCGGTGCTGGGCTACCGGGTGGTGGTGCCCTGGCGGGGTGAGCTGCGGGTGGGGGTGGTGGTGGGGCGTGAAGAGGGTTTGCACAAGAGCTTTGCTTTGCGCGAAGCCCTGGCCTACCTCGACCAGCGGCCCTGGCTGAACCCTTCGGCCATTGGGTTTCTGACGGCGGCAGCCCGCGACAGCTTCTGTACGGTGGGCACCCTGCTACATGACCTGCTGCCCTTCCTCGAGCCCCCCCTGCTGCACCGCGTGCGGCTTCTGCCCGAGGCCGACCCGGCGCTGCTGCCTAAAGGTCTGGAAGCCCTGGCTCAGGGCTGGCAGGAAGCCCAGGGCTTAGACCCCAAGCTGCTGGATTTCTTGCGCGAGGCCGGGGTTTTGCAGGAAGAAGTGGCCGAGCGGCGTACCCTGACCCGGGTTCTGGTGGTGCTGCGCGAGCCTGCGGAAGCCCTGAGCGAGAAGGCCAAAGCGGCTTGGTATGCCCTGCGCGATCTGCGGCAGGCGGAGAGCATGGCGGCGCTGGCTAAAGCTGCGGGGGTGGGGGTGGGGGTGGTCAAGGGCCTGATGGAGAAGGGCTACATCGGGCTGGTGGGGGTAGAGCCTGCCCCCGAGGTGCTGCCGGCGCGCGCGCTCGAGCCGCTGGCGCTGCCACTGGTGCCGCTGCGGCTGCAAGGGGGGCGGCTTTTGGAGCGCCTGCGCGCCCTGGCGGGCCTGGTGCAGACCGGGCCTGCCCTGGTGCTTTTTCCCGAGGTCTCGCTGCTCAAGAAGTGCCAGCCTTTTTTCCCCCAGGCCCTGGTTTTGCACGGCGAGATGAAAGTCGAGGAGCGCCGCCGGGCGTGGGCCCAGGCCAGCCAGCAAGCGGGCCCGTGCAAATGGGTGCTGGCTACCTACCAGGGGCTTTTGCTGCCGCTGGACTTCGAGCGCCTGGTGGTGGTGGAGGAGGCCGCCGAGGCCTACAAGCTACCGGGGGGCTCGAGGGCCTTTGTGCCCCGCCTGGCCCGGCTGCGGGCGCAGGGGCTGGGTGTGCCCATTCACTACTGCTCGAGCGTCAACAGCCTGGAGGTCTGGGACGAGCCAGCCTACCTGCTGCCCCCGCCCAGCCCACGCCTCCACCTGCTCGACCTGCACCGCGAGCGGGGCTGGCCCCTTAGCGGGGCAGCCATTGCGCTGCTGCAGCAGGTGCAGGAGAAAAACCGCCAGGCCGTGGTGCTCTCGGCCAGGCGGGGCTACAGCGCGGTGCTGCGCTGCAAGCAGTGCGAGTGGAAGGCCGTGTGCCCCAACTGTGCCCTGCCGCTGCGCTACCACAAAAGCGGGCGGGCGGGCCTCTTGCAGT
The genomic region above belongs to Meiothermus cerbereus DSM 11376 and contains:
- a CDS encoding GNAT family N-acetyltransferase encodes the protein MNLRVEVFSGGEVAPLIPELARLRMAVFREWPYLYDGSLEYETHYLSKFVNLPESTLVVVRDGEQVVGASTALPLAQAEAEFQAPFVGAGLNPAEWYYFGESVLEPAYRGQGLGVAFFRLREARALELGYRKVTFCAVERPAEHPLKPANYRPLDAFWQRRGFSKRPDLVCAFTWRDLG
- a CDS encoding MFS transporter, with translation MAWALIPSGVFIYVALYAVVPMLPGLERLFGTAPGSTHLGISLPFLLLVLLSPLVPRIRLPVGTVVGGGLLGVGLFGILAGLAPSLEIWTICRTLQGAFAAAVPGLSLALLPRLYPRKHAQMAGFWVAGNVLGGGLGRGLGGLLAEWLGERLAMVLLALPVALIALFVLRAREHLTLPAPRYTLSAWPLYALGFALLFINFFVANLMPYRLEALGLSQGQIGGIFFAYLAGIPGSALAGTLVKKWGVVAAFRLAFGVVALGLLIQIPNQPLFILVGFVTMMAGIFTAQAITGGVSGRGGSGVSSTYIAAFYLGGTVAGLAYPPFIGQSALWGLELALAVCLLSILLARKALH
- the priA gene encoding replication restart helicase PriA, whose product is MWVLKVALPLPIEPMSYLPPHADGREAVLGYRVVVPWRGELRVGVVVGREEGLHKSFALREALAYLDQRPWLNPSAIGFLTAAARDSFCTVGTLLHDLLPFLEPPLLHRVRLLPEADPALLPKGLEALAQGWQEAQGLDPKLLDFLREAGVLQEEVAERRTLTRVLVVLREPAEALSEKAKAAWYALRDLRQAESMAALAKAAGVGVGVVKGLMEKGYIGLVGVEPAPEVLPARALEPLALPLVPLRLQGGRLLERLRALAGLVQTGPALVLFPEVSLLKKCQPFFPQALVLHGEMKVEERRRAWAQASQQAGPCKWVLATYQGLLLPLDFERLVVVEEAAEAYKLPGGSRAFVPRLARLRAQGLGVPIHYCSSVNSLEVWDEPAYLLPPPSPRLHLLDLHRERGWPLSGAAIALLQQVQEKNRQAVVLSARRGYSAVLRCKQCEWKAVCPNCALPLRYHKSGRAGLLQCHQCGHQEKAPDLCPSCQSDVFDPKGPGVEWLLEALAQHLPHLPRYRYTADAKDDLRPLLAGEAGVLVGTTAILRGPLLPELALVLLPYADGFVLQSDFRAAERYHRLLWQLADLHPRRRPLLVLQTFEPGHPAHQALQAADPQGFMDKELALRRALGYPPASRMVKLEVAHPKEPVARDAIYQLAQALKANAEPGELLGPAPAPVARLRGQYVFHLLLKSTAPRLQTLMQNLPPVRGARLRIDPDPQSFVGLLED
- a CDS encoding AAA family ATPase gives rise to the protein MKLVFLYGPAAVGKLTVARELTRLTGYPIFDNHLSIDYAARLLDWGTPSYVSFLRALRLFTFRQMAQMGLKGLIFTFVYTPPSSDEFIGQVLEVCEQSGIEVLWVKLEAPPEVLLQRVALPERKSLKKLSRPERLLQMLEQGALQGIPFGQSLRVDTSQLLPEQAARVIVQHFGLQAPS
- a CDS encoding aminotransferase class I/II-fold pyridoxal phosphate-dependent enzyme, giving the protein MFRSRRTPTGGGVFLEMDRAKAEARARGLGVVDLSIGASDLPPPPEALQALREAIEDPSTYGYCLKSGTLPFLEAATDWYFRRYGVELDPRREALSLIGSQEGLAHLLMAVADPGEVLLMCEVAYPSYFGAARVAGLEVYLMPLGEHLLPDLGAVPEEVARRAKAVLLNYPNNPTAALASEAFFAEALEFCARHNLLLIHDNPYLDQALKPTPSPLALPGGRERVVELFSFSKSYHLAGFRLGFALGQPEAMASLEALKAPIDFNPYLGIQRMGMAALAVPQARLQADAETWARRRQAMVAALAQEGWTVPLPEAGMYLWARLPSGLALDDLQFAKELVAQTGVALSPGRAFGPGGVGYVRFALVQPEGVLRQAAQKIGEFIRSAARD
- a CDS encoding GGDEF domain-containing protein, with protein sequence MPHSSELVRSWLQRLYWYTSWFGGAALALSQLWAGSETAQLLAVAYLVITSLAFLLTQPYPQWAPVAHLGLALGLLIWALQQPGALVPGWNQEMVLYTGATLATLGLLVLGIFGGLWVMLGGLVLLVALVPHPAAGPYWVVWPLWALGGLVGVAVFRAIGRLEAAQQELSRVALQDRQTGLSTRLALEADYQRYQALARRSDQPLLFSYWLLSTSSPDDQLLQELAQLMREALRQGDGLYRIDEDHFCGLHIGLLSGHELTERLSQRFASARVVWVACNGLSLEEALRQAQELLYRSPRRPTQLLAATPKA
- the meaB gene encoding methylmalonyl Co-A mutase-associated GTPase MeaB; this encodes MNLYERFLAQDMRALARAITLVESGYPEGQALLRQLRGRGQAKVVGLTGSPGAGKSTLTDRLIEEARKRGETVAVLAVDPSSPFTGGAILGDRIRMMRHHQDKGVYIRSLASRGALGGLAGATVATLALLEAFGFDRIFVETVGVGQSEVDIARVADTTVLVLTPAAGDAVQAFKAGVMEIADVFVVNKFDLPGGERIVQEIKTTLELAAPRPAGWKPPVLTAVAPKAEGIPELFEALEAHYQHLQQHGLLEADRLERARFEVESVIQEWGRRKTREGQALIAQVAQGELTPEEAAMQLLGGPLGVRT
- a CDS encoding sulfurtransferase produces the protein MIIFTEPPARALLIDSRSPAEYAQGHLEGAINLDLSGFRGRLRSEEEFRRLEQTLADLNGRIGAGPERPVVVYDQGFNTRLSKTAFMLALGGLEVYLWPQGWEAQATSQAPVEPVAAEPWAQLRREILLTADEILAFPHPLLDVREPLEFAAARIPGAKNIPLGAFALDNAGALGLQAGQEVGVHCRSGARSASAFWLLRQQGVLARNYLGSMLEWEAEADLPVERP
- a CDS encoding RidA family protein — protein: MSQKCVQTDHAPQAIGPYSQAIVAGGMVFCSGQIPLTPSGELVAGDVEAQTHQVMKNLGAVLEAAGSSYHKVVQTTCYLADMNDFPAFNKVYAEYVREPFPARATVQVARLPRDVKVEVACIALL
- a CDS encoding MBL fold metallo-hydrolase, with product MKVYGFAVGPLQENTYLLVGEDGRGAIVDPGDEPERILAEVHRVGLKPEAILLTHAHFDHVGAVAPLVEALGLPVYLHPADLPLYQSAALGAARWGLYIPQPPEPTLPLAEGQTLDLGLGLEVLFLPGHAPGHVGFYRPGHLISGDVLFRGGIGRYDLPGSDPQKLFASLQKLTELPPDTVVYPGHGPKTTIAEERASNPYLS